Proteins from one Fusobacterium periodonticum 1_1_41FAA genomic window:
- a CDS encoding restriction endonuclease subunit S, which translates to MNKNIQYKKLGEICDFISGGTPSKSKNEYWKNGNIPWIKISDFKEKYIKFSDEKITKIGLESSSAKILKKGTILYTIFASVGKVAILDIEATTNQAVVGINLKEDNSIDKDFLYYFLCSIENNIKKQARGVAQNNINISILKNINIPILPMSFQKNIVKTLNKLENILDNLKQKKLLINFLNKSLFTTMFGDIEKKSEYHKLSNICDVRDGTHDSPEYITTDKRFPLITSKNLKGDKIDFSEVNFISEADFNKINVRSKVDIGDILMPMIGTIGNPIIVKIDKKFSIKNLALIKFKNSQIINTFLKFLLLSDYFNLIISQKNKGGTQKFLSLSDIRNFLIPIPPIELQNKFAERIEKIEKLKFEIEKSIETAQNLYDSLISKYFDN; encoded by the coding sequence ATGAATAAAAATATTCAATATAAAAAATTAGGAGAAATTTGTGACTTTATATCAGGAGGAACGCCTTCTAAATCAAAAAATGAATATTGGAAAAATGGAAATATTCCTTGGATAAAAATTTCAGATTTTAAAGAAAAATATATAAAATTCTCTGATGAAAAGATAACAAAAATAGGACTAGAAAGTTCAAGTGCTAAAATTCTTAAAAAAGGAACAATTTTATATACAATTTTTGCTTCTGTTGGAAAAGTTGCTATCTTAGATATAGAAGCTACTACTAACCAAGCTGTTGTTGGAATAAATTTAAAAGAAGATAACTCTATTGATAAAGATTTTTTATATTACTTCTTATGTAGTATAGAAAATAATATAAAGAAACAAGCAAGAGGAGTTGCACAAAATAATATTAACATTAGTATATTAAAAAATATTAATATTCCTATCTTACCTATGTCTTTTCAAAAAAATATAGTTAAAACTTTAAATAAACTTGAAAATATTTTAGATAATCTTAAACAAAAAAAATTACTTATTAATTTTTTAAATAAATCTTTATTTACTACAATGTTTGGAGATATTGAAAAAAAATCTGAATATCATAAATTGTCAAATATATGTGATGTTAGAGATGGGACACATGATTCACCTGAATATATTACTACAGATAAAAGATTTCCTTTAATTACATCAAAAAATTTAAAAGGAGATAAAATTGACTTTTCAGAAGTTAATTTTATTTCTGAAGCAGATTTCAATAAAATTAATGTAAGATCTAAAGTAGATATTGGTGATATCTTAATGCCTATGATTGGTACGATTGGCAATCCAATTATTGTAAAAATCGATAAAAAGTTTTCAATAAAAAATTTAGCTTTAATTAAATTTAAAAATTCTCAGATAATAAATACTTTTTTAAAATTTTTACTATTGTCTGATTATTTCAACTTAATTATCTCTCAAAAAAATAAAGGTGGTACACAAAAATTTTTATCTTTAAGCGATATTAGAAATTTTTTAATTCCTATTCCACCAATAGAATTACAAAATAAATTTGCTGAAAGAATAGAGAAAATTGAAAAATTGAAATTTGAAATTGAAAAATCTATAGAAACAGCTCAAAATTTGTATGATAGTTTAATATCTAAATATTTTGACAATTAA
- the xerA gene encoding site-specific tyrosine recombinase/integron integrase: MVDTLILDIKQAMSSTLTNGQMEKLHKVLAHYLYDLEIVKKEGADRDEKQNIEYLEAFLSAKHVEGCSRKSLKYYKATIENLFKKIDKSIKHITTNDLREYLDNYQKEGNASKITIDNIRRIFSSFFAWLEEEDYILKSPVRRIHKVKTGTVVKETYSDEAMEIMRDNCKSLRDLAIIDILASTGMRVGELVKLNIEDIDFEGRECVVFGKGDKERKVYFDARTKIHLHNYLKTRDDDNSALFVSLLKPHKRLQISGVEIMLRELGKKLNITKVHPHKFRRTLATKAIDKGMPIEQVQQLLGHQKIDTTLQYAMVSQNNVKISHRKYIG; encoded by the coding sequence ATGGTAGATACTTTAATTTTAGACATAAAACAAGCTATGTCTTCTACATTAACAAATGGTCAAATGGAAAAATTACATAAGGTACTTGCACATTACTTATATGATTTGGAAATTGTAAAAAAAGAAGGTGCTGATAGAGATGAAAAGCAAAATATTGAATATTTAGAAGCTTTCTTGTCAGCTAAACATGTTGAAGGTTGTTCAAGAAAATCACTAAAATACTACAAGGCAACTATAGAAAATTTATTTAAAAAAATAGATAAATCTATTAAGCATATCACAACAAATGATTTAAGAGAATATTTAGACAACTATCAAAAAGAAGGAAATGCAAGTAAAATAACAATAGATAATATTAGAAGAATTTTTTCAAGCTTTTTTGCTTGGCTTGAAGAAGAAGATTATATTTTAAAAAGTCCTGTTAGAAGAATACATAAAGTAAAGACAGGAACAGTAGTAAAAGAAACTTATTCTGATGAAGCAATGGAAATTATGAGAGATAATTGTAAATCTTTAAGAGATTTAGCTATTATTGATATTTTAGCTTCAACTGGAATGAGAGTTGGAGAATTAGTTAAATTAAATATAGAAGATATTGATTTTGAAGGAAGAGAATGTGTTGTATTTGGTAAGGGAGATAAAGAGAGAAAAGTGTATTTTGATGCAAGAACCAAAATTCATCTGCATAATTATTTAAAAACAAGAGATGATGATAATTCTGCACTCTTTGTTTCTCTTTTAAAACCACATAAAAGGTTGCAAATTAGTGGTGTAGAAATAATGCTTAGAGAACTTGGAAAAAAATTAAATATTACTAAGGTTCATCCTCATAAATTTAGAAGAACCCTAGCAACAAAGGCGATAGATAAAGGAATGCCTATAGAGCAAGTTCAACAGTTATTAGGACATCAAAAAATAGATACCACTTTACAATATGCAATGGTTAGCCAAAATAATGTAAAAATTTCACATAGAAAATACATTGGTTAA
- a CDS encoding DEAD/DEAH box helicase family protein, with product MSNFDFLKDEFIDLYELCLEAEKNCYIKPRTSAFYSRLALEFCVGLVYKFEKIQTSYNEMSLNDLINKKEFKDLFQDESQIAGLNLIRKFGNDAAHMLKNIISDTGRNLPLNKDIALNSLKGIFDFTLWIAYCYGSTLKTDDIKFDEKYITHSSSEEENINDIKLTDNDVKNNIEKIKVVPTKKHNTKINNSNFSEKETRKLFIDFLLMKAGWNLNDKNMFEYEVEGLKSTSSGKGNIDYVLWGDSAYPLAIIEAKKASYNAKKGEFQALEYAEALERKFNFFPIRFVTNGFEIFIYENKNSIPRRIYGFYRKEELLKIIARRNEKITSNDISINKKIIDRYYQERAVKKAIENYISGNRKSLLVMATGSGKTRVAISLVDCLSRLNMVKRTLFLADRVALVKQALNSFKNSLPDYTLVDLVAEKDRDNAKIVFSTYQTMMTESEKSREDGTNKYGVGAFDLIILDEAHRSIYQKYGDLFEYFDSLILGLTATPKNEIDRNTFKVFDMNSKEPTDSYDLFEAAKDEFLVLPKIKEISLNYPENGIVYSKLSEEEKEKYETLFDEEDSMPEEISGDSLNSWFFNEGTTSKVLTTLMEEGYKIESGDKLGKTIIFAKNDKHAEHIVETFNKLYKNLDGEFCQKITTKVEKAQTLIERFVNPNSLPQIAVSVDMLDTGIDVPQILNLVFYKKVKSKAKFWQMIGRGTRKCKDIYGPGQDKKDFLILDFCRNFSYFELQSSFDEDNTKLGKSLSSRIFENKVKMIYKLQNLEYQMDENYKKLWEDLVNEVYDLISALNEENISVRTKISYVKKYKNIDVLRNLEEKNVDEIIKNLSSLPFPVTEKTEMEKKFENLILKIQLKLFDNKKVENEKMEISDIAKGLAKKGTIKEIQKNTDYIMKLIKDENYLKNIDILELKNLKDIIEPLTIFIDADGKHLNYVTGDFEDTYISTEVKDINIFASAYINSKAKFQKYLDKNKELLSIKKLRNNIELDEEDLKELKQLLYSNEEVSLESLKNENNTEIEKISSLYGKKESFGIFIRSLVGLDRTAINKEFSEFLNKEKFNSNQIELINLVIENIVKYGAYSKSEIPKLSNDILGTSIFDIFTDNNDLQKIVNIIDKINSNAPKLL from the coding sequence ATGAGTAATTTTGATTTTTTAAAAGATGAGTTTATAGATTTATATGAACTGTGTTTAGAAGCTGAGAAAAACTGTTATATCAAGCCTAGAACAAGTGCTTTTTACTCAAGATTGGCACTTGAATTTTGTGTTGGCTTAGTATATAAATTTGAAAAAATTCAAACTTCATATAATGAAATGTCTCTCAATGATCTTATTAATAAAAAAGAATTTAAAGATTTATTTCAAGATGAAAGTCAAATAGCTGGGCTTAACCTTATTAGAAAATTTGGTAATGATGCTGCTCACATGTTAAAAAATATAATTAGTGATACAGGTAGAAATTTACCTTTAAACAAAGATATTGCTTTAAATTCTTTGAAGGGAATTTTTGATTTCACACTTTGGATAGCTTATTGTTATGGTTCTACCCTTAAAACTGATGATATAAAATTTGATGAGAAATATATTACACATTCATCATCTGAAGAAGAAAATATCAATGATATTAAGTTAACAGATAATGATGTAAAAAATAATATTGAAAAAATAAAAGTAGTACCTACTAAAAAACATAATACCAAAATAAATAATAGTAATTTTTCTGAAAAAGAAACTAGAAAATTATTTATAGATTTCTTGCTTATGAAAGCTGGTTGGAATTTAAATGATAAGAATATGTTCGAATATGAAGTTGAAGGATTAAAGAGTACAAGTTCAGGAAAAGGTAATATAGATTATGTTCTATGGGGTGATTCTGCTTACCCTCTTGCAATAATAGAGGCTAAGAAAGCTTCATATAATGCTAAAAAAGGTGAATTTCAAGCTTTAGAATATGCTGAAGCTTTGGAGAGAAAATTTAACTTTTTCCCAATAAGATTTGTAACCAATGGTTTTGAAATATTTATCTATGAGAATAAAAATTCCATTCCTAGAAGAATTTATGGCTTCTATAGAAAAGAAGAACTTTTAAAAATCATAGCTAGAAGAAATGAAAAAATTACTTCAAATGACATTTCCATAAATAAAAAAATAATAGATAGATATTATCAAGAAAGAGCTGTAAAAAAAGCAATAGAAAACTATATTTCAGGAAATAGAAAATCCTTACTTGTTATGGCAACAGGTTCAGGAAAAACAAGAGTTGCCATCTCATTAGTAGATTGCTTATCAAGACTAAATATGGTTAAAAGAACTTTATTTTTAGCTGACAGAGTAGCCCTTGTTAAACAAGCATTAAATAGTTTTAAAAATTCTTTACCTGACTATACTCTTGTTGATTTAGTGGCTGAAAAAGATAGAGATAATGCAAAAATTGTATTTTCAACTTATCAAACAATGATGACAGAGTCAGAAAAAAGTAGAGAAGATGGAACGAATAAATATGGAGTAGGTGCATTTGATTTAATTATTCTTGATGAGGCACATAGAAGCATCTATCAAAAATATGGAGATTTATTTGAATATTTTGATAGCTTAATTTTAGGTCTTACTGCAACTCCTAAAAATGAAATAGATAGAAATACATTTAAAGTTTTTGATATGAATTCAAAAGAGCCTACTGATTCTTATGATTTATTTGAAGCAGCTAAAGATGAATTTTTAGTATTGCCTAAAATCAAGGAAATTTCTTTAAATTATCCAGAAAATGGTATTGTTTATAGTAAACTTTCAGAGGAAGAAAAAGAAAAATATGAAACTCTTTTTGATGAAGAAGATAGTATGCCTGAAGAAATTTCTGGTGATAGTTTAAATTCATGGTTTTTTAATGAAGGAACAACAAGTAAAGTACTTACTACTCTTATGGAAGAAGGTTATAAAATTGAATCGGGAGATAAATTAGGAAAAACCATAATATTTGCTAAGAATGATAAACATGCTGAGCATATTGTAGAAACTTTTAATAAATTGTATAAAAATCTTGATGGCGAGTTTTGTCAAAAAATAACAACAAAAGTTGAAAAAGCACAAACATTAATAGAAAGATTTGTTAATCCTAATAGTCTTCCTCAAATAGCTGTGTCTGTTGACATGCTTGATACTGGAATAGATGTTCCACAAATATTAAATCTAGTTTTCTATAAAAAAGTAAAATCAAAAGCTAAATTTTGGCAAATGATAGGTAGAGGAACTAGAAAATGTAAAGATATCTATGGTCCTGGTCAAGATAAAAAAGATTTTTTAATTTTAGATTTCTGTAGAAACTTTTCATATTTTGAACTGCAAAGTAGCTTTGATGAAGATAATACAAAATTAGGAAAATCATTATCTAGTAGAATCTTTGAAAATAAAGTTAAAATGATTTATAAACTTCAAAATTTAGAATATCAAATGGATGAAAATTATAAGAAACTTTGGGAAGATTTAGTGAATGAAGTATATGATTTAATATCGGCTTTGAATGAAGAAAATATTTCAGTAAGAACAAAAATTTCTTATGTAAAAAAATATAAAAACATTGATGTCTTAAGAAATTTAGAAGAAAAAAATGTTGATGAAATAATAAAAAATCTAAGTTCTCTACCTTTTCCTGTTACGGAAAAAACTGAGATGGAAAAGAAATTTGAAAATCTTATTTTAAAAATACAACTTAAATTATTTGATAATAAAAAAGTGGAAAATGAGAAAATGGAAATTTCTGATATAGCAAAAGGATTAGCAAAGAAGGGAACTATAAAAGAAATTCAAAAAAATACTGATTATATTATGAAATTAATAAAAGATGAAAATTATCTAAAAAATATTGATATTTTAGAGTTAAAAAATTTAAAAGATATTATAGAACCTTTGACAATATTTATAGATGCTGATGGAAAACATTTGAATTATGTTACTGGAGATTTTGAAGACACATATATTTCTACAGAAGTTAAAGATATAAACATTTTTGCCTCTGCATATATTAACTCTAAAGCAAAATTTCAAAAATACTTAGATAAAAATAAGGAACTGCTTTCTATAAAGAAATTAAGAAATAATATAGAGCTAGATGAAGAAGATTTAAAAGAACTAAAGCAACTTTTATATAGTAATGAAGAAGTTAGTCTTGAAAGTCTAAAGAATGAAAATAATACTGAAATTGAAAAAATATCTAGTCTTTATGGAAAAAAAGAAAGTTTTGGTATTTTTATTCGTTCCCTTGTAGGTTTGGATAGAACGGCTATTAATAAAGAATTTTCTGAATTTTTAAATAAGGAAAAATTTAACTCTAACCAAATTGAGTTAATTAATTTAGTCATTGAAAATATAGTAAAATATGGTGCTTACTCTAAGAGTGAAATCCCTAAACTTTCAAATGATATTTTGGGAACATCTATTTTTGATATCTTCACAGATAATAATGATTTACAAAAAATTGTTAATATTATAGATAAAATAAATTCCAATGCACCTAAATTGCTTTAA
- a CDS encoding RNA-guided endonuclease InsQ/TnpB family protein, producing the protein QRELNKENVLGIDLGIDNLCTCVTNTGASFIIDGRKLKSINQYYNKINAKLQSIKDKQKIERTTLRQKRITRKRNNRINDYLSKAARTIVNYCLNNDIGKLVLGYNEDFQRKSNIGSINNQNFVNIPYGKLRDKLIYLCKLYGIEFKLQEESYTSKASFFDGDEIPIYDKENLQEYIFSGKRIKRGLYQTSAGKLINADCNGALNILRKSKVVDLSVLYNRGELNTPKRIRVV; encoded by the coding sequence TTCAAAGGGAATTAAATAAAGAAAATGTACTAGGAATTGATTTAGGTATAGACAATCTTTGTACTTGTGTTACAAATACTGGAGCTTCATTCATAATAGATGGTAGAAAATTAAAATCTATTAATCAATACTATAATAAGATAAATGCAAAATTACAAAGTATAAAAGATAAGCAAAAGATTGAGCGCACAACATTAAGACAAAAGAGAATAACTAGAAAGAGAAATAATCGTATAAATGATTATCTTTCAAAAGCAGCAAGAACAATTGTAAATTATTGTCTTAATAATGATATAGGAAAATTAGTTCTAGGATATAATGAAGATTTTCAAAGGAAATCAAATATTGGAAGTATAAATAATCAAAACTTTGTAAATATACCATATGGAAAATTAAGAGATAAATTAATATATCTATGTAAACTATATGGAATAGAATTTAAACTGCAAGAAGAGAGTTATACATCAAAAGCAAGTTTCTTTGATGGAGATGAAATTCCAATATATGATAAAGAAAATCTGCAAGAATATATATTTAGCGGAAAAAGAATAAAAAGAGGACTATATCAAACAAGCGCAGGTAAACTCATAAATGCAGATTGTAATGGAGCATTAAATATTCTAAGAAAAAGTAAAGTTGTGGACTTAAGCGTCCTATACAATAGAGGTGAGCTGAACACACCTAAAAGAATAAGGGTAGTGTAA
- a CDS encoding formate/nitrite transporter family protein: MADGHKTPTELVDYIIKVGIDKATKPLFKLMLLGIFGGAFIALGGAGNIISSSTLVKTDPGFAKFLGAAVFPVGLILVVTLGAELFTSNCLLSVAFVNKKISFTQMIRNLVTVYLFNYVGSFIVAYITVKGGSFNADSLAYLQNIATHKVDASAYALFIKGILCNVLVCGAVIQSYTSRDTIGKLVGAWLPIMLFVLIGYDHSIANMFYLTAAKLADTSLFGVSGILYNLFYVTLGNILGALAIGLPLYFSYYKKSDN; the protein is encoded by the coding sequence ATGGCAGATGGACACAAAACACCGACGGAATTAGTGGACTATATTATTAAAGTTGGAATAGATAAGGCGACTAAACCCTTATTTAAACTTATGTTACTTGGAATTTTTGGAGGAGCTTTTATAGCACTTGGAGGAGCAGGAAATATCATTTCATCTTCTACTTTAGTGAAAACGGATCCAGGATTTGCAAAATTTTTAGGAGCAGCTGTATTCCCAGTGGGACTTATTTTAGTTGTAACACTTGGAGCTGAATTATTTACAAGTAACTGTTTATTATCAGTTGCATTCGTAAATAAAAAAATTAGTTTTACACAAATGATTAGAAACCTTGTAACTGTTTATCTTTTTAACTATGTTGGAAGTTTCATAGTTGCTTATATCACAGTAAAAGGTGGAAGTTTTAATGCAGATTCACTTGCATATTTACAAAACATAGCTACTCATAAAGTAGATGCTTCAGCTTATGCTCTTTTTATCAAAGGTATACTATGTAATGTTCTAGTATGCGGAGCTGTTATCCAAAGCTATACTTCAAGAGATACTATAGGTAAATTAGTTGGAGCTTGGTTACCTATTATGCTATTCGTTCTTATCGGTTATGACCACTCAATAGCAAATATGTTCTATCTAACTGCTGCTAAATTAGCAGATACAAGTTTATTTGGAGTTTCTGGTATCTTATATAATCTATTTTATGTTACATTAGGAAATATCTTAGGAGCTTTAGCTATAGGATTACCTCTATATTTCTCATATTATAAAAAATCAGATAACTAA
- a CDS encoding O-methyltransferase: protein MLEELKEANSYISSKIDKYRSKSLLIKEIEEDAEINNVPIISKEIREYLKFIIKSNKNIKNILEIGTATAYSGIIMAEEIQDRNGCLTTIEIDEDRFKIAKSNFEKANLKNIEQILGDATEEIEKLNKNYDFIFIDAAKGQYKKFFEDSYKLLNKGGLVFIDNILFRGYLYKESPKRFKTIVKRLDEFIEYLYENFEDVTLLPISDGVMLVNKS from the coding sequence ATGCTAGAAGAATTAAAAGAAGCAAACAGTTATATTTCATCAAAGATTGACAAATATAGAAGTAAAAGTTTATTGATAAAAGAGATTGAAGAAGATGCTGAAATCAATAATGTTCCAATAATCAGTAAAGAGATTAGAGAATATTTAAAATTTATTATAAAATCAAATAAAAATATAAAAAATATTCTAGAAATTGGAACCGCTACTGCTTATTCAGGAATTATTATGGCTGAAGAAATCCAAGATAGAAATGGTTGTTTGACTACAATAGAAATTGATGAAGACAGATTTAAAATTGCTAAATCTAATTTTGAAAAAGCTAATTTGAAAAATATAGAACAAATTCTAGGAGATGCCACAGAAGAAATAGAAAAATTAAATAAAAATTATGATTTTATTTTTATCGATGCAGCTAAAGGACAATATAAAAAATTCTTTGAAGATTCATATAAACTTTTAAATAAAGGTGGACTTGTGTTTATAGATAATATCCTTTTTAGAGGTTATTTATATAAAGAAAGTCCTAAGAGGTTTAAGACTATAGTAAAAAGATTAGATGAGTTTATAGAATATCTTTATGAGAATTTTGAAGATGTAACTTTACTTCCTATATCTGATGGGGTTATGTTAGTTAATAAAAGTTAA
- the rsmB gene encoding 16S rRNA (cytosine(967)-C(5))-methyltransferase RsmB: MSVKYVAMKLISFVDKGSYSNIVLNDAFKEFYLTAKEKAFITEIFYGVLRNKNFLDYMIEKNTKVIKKEWIRNLLRISIYQLTFMSSDAKGVVWEATEIAKKHGIAISKFINGTLRNYLRNKDLEIKKLHDEKNYEILYSIPQYFCDILEKQYGSENLNQAIISLKKIPYLSVRVNKLKYSEEEFEEFLKEKDIQIIKKVDSVYYINSGLIINSKEFKVGKIIAQDASSYLAAKNLGVKPNELVLDICAAPGGKTAVLAEEMENKGEIIAIDIHQHKKKLIEENMKKLGIDIVKATVLDARNVNKQGRKFDKILVDVPCSGYGVIRKKPEILYTKNRENIEELASLQLEILNSAADILKDGGELIYSTCTIIFQENTENVEKFLNERKEFKVKALNIPENVSGEYDKLGGFSINYKEEIMDNFYIIKLVKEEKC, translated from the coding sequence ATGAGTGTAAAATATGTAGCTATGAAGCTAATATCATTTGTAGATAAAGGAAGTTATTCAAATATTGTTTTAAATGATGCTTTTAAAGAATTCTATCTTACAGCTAAAGAAAAAGCCTTTATTACTGAAATATTCTATGGTGTTCTAAGAAATAAAAATTTCTTAGACTATATGATAGAAAAAAATACCAAAGTAATAAAGAAAGAGTGGATAAGAAATCTATTAAGAATTTCAATTTACCAATTAACTTTTATGTCTAGTGATGCTAAAGGTGTTGTTTGGGAAGCAACTGAAATTGCTAAAAAGCATGGAATAGCTATTTCTAAATTTATAAATGGAACTTTAAGAAACTATTTGAGAAATAAAGATTTAGAAATAAAAAAACTACATGATGAGAAAAACTATGAAATTTTGTACTCTATTCCACAATATTTTTGTGATATATTAGAAAAACAATATGGAAGTGAAAATTTAAACCAAGCTATTATTAGTTTAAAGAAAATTCCTTATTTATCAGTAAGAGTAAATAAATTAAAATATAGTGAAGAAGAATTTGAAGAATTTTTAAAAGAAAAAGATATACAAATTATAAAAAAAGTTGATTCAGTATATTATATTAATTCAGGCTTGATAATAAATTCTAAAGAATTTAAAGTAGGAAAAATAATAGCTCAAGATGCTTCATCATATTTAGCAGCTAAAAACCTAGGAGTAAAGCCAAATGAATTAGTTTTAGATATCTGTGCTGCACCAGGTGGAAAAACTGCAGTTCTTGCTGAAGAAATGGAAAACAAAGGTGAAATCATAGCTATAGATATACATCAACATAAGAAAAAGTTAATTGAAGAAAATATGAAAAAACTAGGAATAGATATAGTCAAAGCTACTGTTTTAGATGCTAGAAATGTAAATAAACAAGGTAGAAAATTTGATAAAATCTTAGTTGATGTGCCTTGTAGTGGTTATGGAGTTATAAGAAAGAAACCTGAAATTCTATATACAAAAAATAGAGAAAATATAGAAGAACTAGCATCATTACAACTAGAAATTTTAAACTCAGCAGCAGATATATTAAAAGATGGAGGAGAACTAATTTATAGTACCTGTACTATAATTTTTCAAGAGAATACTGAAAATGTTGAGAAGTTTTTAAATGAAAGAAAAGAATTTAAAGTTAAAGCTTTAAATATTCCTGAAAATGTTTCTGGTGAATATGATAAGCTTGGAGGTTTTTCTATAAATTATAAGGAAGAAATAATGGATAATTTCTATATTATAAAGTTAGTAAAGGAAGAAAAATGCTAG
- a CDS encoding ABC transporter ATP-binding protein gives MPYIELKNINKVFNPNSNREHHALKNINLIINKGDFITIIGGNGAGKSTLFNAISGVFPLDSGSISINDVEISSTKEFERAKYISRVFQNPLDNTAPRMTVAENMALALNRGERRILKFSKNKDNIALFENLLKNLNLGLEQKLNTEMGVLSGGQRQAIALLMATMKAPELILLDEHTAALDPKTQKKIMLLSEEKVKEKNLTALMITHNLQDALTYGNRMLLLHQGEIVRDFSEEEKRKLSVTDLYKIMVDLDE, from the coding sequence ATGCCATACATAGAATTAAAAAATATAAATAAAGTTTTTAATCCAAATTCAAACAGAGAACATCATGCTTTGAAAAATATAAATCTCATTATTAATAAAGGAGATTTTATCACAATAATTGGTGGAAATGGAGCAGGAAAATCAACATTATTTAATGCGATATCTGGAGTTTTTCCTTTAGATAGTGGTAGTATATCGATTAATGATGTAGAAATTTCGTCAACAAAGGAATTTGAAAGAGCTAAATATATAAGTCGTGTTTTCCAAAATCCTTTAGATAATACAGCTCCTCGTATGACAGTTGCTGAGAATATGGCATTAGCTCTTAACCGTGGAGAAAGAAGAATATTAAAATTTAGTAAAAATAAAGATAATATAGCCTTATTTGAGAATTTATTAAAAAATCTTAATTTAGGTTTAGAGCAAAAACTAAATACTGAAATGGGAGTTTTATCTGGTGGGCAAAGACAAGCTATAGCCTTGCTTATGGCAACAATGAAAGCTCCTGAACTAATTTTATTAGATGAGCATACTGCAGCTCTTGATCCAAAGACACAAAAGAAAATTATGCTTTTATCAGAAGAGAAAGTAAAGGAAAAAAATCTTACAGCTCTTATGATAACTCATAATCTTCAAGATGCTTTAACTTATGGTAATAGAATGTTACTTTTACATCAAGGAGAAATTGTTAGAGACTTTTCAGAAGAAGAAAAAAGGAAATTATCTGTAACAGATTTATATAAGATTATGGTTGACCTTGATGAATAA
- a CDS encoding ABC transporter permease, producing MDLIISAISQGLLWSLLSLGLFISFRVLNIADMTTEGSYPLGAAVCVMLIQSGYSPLTATIIAMLVGSLAGLVTAIFINVCKIPSLLAGILTMTALLSVNLRIMKRPNLSLLNKETIFDTLSKLNLPPYFDIILLGLVVISIVILAMHLFFDTELGQALIATGDNPKMATSLGISTKKMTTLGLMLSNSLIALTGAILSQNNGYADVNSGLGVIVVALAAIIIAEVIFTDVNFLTRLVCIVFGSMIYRLLLVFVLKLNVIQANDFKLVSALLIALFLSVPELKKFSLKLGKGDK from the coding sequence ATGGATTTAATTATTTCAGCAATTTCACAAGGACTGTTGTGGAGTTTACTATCGTTAGGTTTATTTATAAGTTTTCGTGTCTTGAATATTGCAGATATGACAACAGAAGGTTCTTATCCTTTAGGAGCAGCTGTTTGTGTTATGCTTATACAAAGTGGTTATTCACCTTTAACTGCAACAATCATAGCAATGCTTGTTGGTTCTCTTGCAGGCTTAGTAACAGCTATTTTTATCAATGTTTGTAAAATTCCAAGTTTACTTGCAGGTATTCTTACAATGACAGCTTTACTTTCAGTAAATCTTCGTATAATGAAAAGACCTAACTTAAGTTTACTTAATAAGGAAACTATTTTTGATACTTTATCAAAATTAAATTTACCACCTTATTTTGATATTATATTGTTAGGTTTAGTAGTGATTTCTATTGTAATTTTAGCAATGCATTTATTTTTTGATACTGAGTTAGGACAAGCTCTAATTGCAACAGGAGATAATCCAAAGATGGCAACATCATTAGGAATATCTACTAAAAAGATGACTACTCTTGGACTTATGCTTTCAAATTCATTAATAGCTTTAACAGGGGCAATACTTTCTCAAAACAATGGATATGCTGATGTTAATAGTGGATTAGGAGTAATAGTCGTTGCTCTTGCTGCTATTATAATAGCAGAAGTGATTTTTACTGATGTAAACTTTTTAACACGTCTTGTTTGTATAGTATTTGGTTCTATGATATATCGTTTACTTTTAGTTTTTGTATTGAAATTAAATGTAATACAAGCTAATGACTTTAAATTGGTTTCAGCTCTTTTAATAGCACTATTTTTAAGTGTACCGGAATTAAAAAAGTTTTCTTTAAAGTTAGGAAAAGGTGATAAATAA